Proteins co-encoded in one Papaver somniferum cultivar HN1 chromosome 5, ASM357369v1, whole genome shotgun sequence genomic window:
- the LOC113283633 gene encoding rhodanese-like domain-containing protein 7, translating to MLTTSSPLQLLFLQFKYPTSSSPILRLLRRRRRRMLSSSSTTSPNPKFSPSVKIPCAEMPSTHPHNSNHLPIFSTSNSNPNGISHHQQQQLTSISKPFVANRVSNQAIPVTTSQSSASEAPPASPLVVVSFYKFADFPDHADLRKPLKNLCQQLRVSGGIILAPEGINGSICGIRESVETVLGFIQSDDRLKGLRQIESPVSPEEEAIHHGHTSSSPLGAGEDAPFRWDHVRVKVKKEIVSLGMPSVSPIERVGKYVDPKEWNELISDPETIVIDVRNSYETRIGKFKGAVDPCTTAFRKFPSWVDDNLLPAGSNGGQQQMEADGSDKSGIEQSNDQAPPRVAMYCTGGIRCEKASSFLMSKGIEEVYHLKGGILKYLEEIPETESLWEGECFVFDKRVSVDHGLSQGTFKLCYGCKQPVSDADMEAPEWEYGVSCPYCFSSKSEEEKDRARARQRQFEAWGVIGGPDKGRRPVKADGDSTNNPQDPQSV from the exons ATGCTAACAACATCATCTCCATTGCAGCTCCTCTTCCTCCAATTCAAGTACCCAACATCTTCTTCCCCAATATTACGACTActcaggaggaggaggaggaggatgttatcttcatcttcaacaacaagccCTAACCCCAAATTTTCACCTTCAGTGAAAATCCCTTGTGCTGAGATGCCTTCTACTCATCCTCACAACTCTAAtcatcttccaatcttctccacCTCTAATTCCAACCCTAATGGCATCTCTCACCACCAACAACAGCAGCTCACCTCTATCTCCAAACCCTTTGTTGCTAATAGGGTTTCGAATCAGGCAATTCCAGTTACCACCTCTCAATCATCAGCATCCGAAGCTCCTCCTGCTTCTCCTCTTGTAGTTGTTTCTTTTTACAAGTTTGCTGATTTTCCCGACCATGCTGATTTGCGGAAGCCATTGAAGAATCTCTGTCAACAGCTG CGTGTTTCAGGTGGTATTATTCTTGCACCTGAAGGAATCAATGGGAGCATTTGTGGGATAAGAGAATCAGTGGAAACAGTTCTtggtttcatacaatctgatgaCCGGTTAAAAGGCCTTAGACAGATCGAATCCCCAGTGAGTCCCGAGGAAGAAGCCATCCATCATGGACACACTAGCAGTTCCCCTCTTGGTGCAGGAGAAGATGCACCTTTTCGATGGGATCACGTGCGAGTCAAGGTGAAGAAAGAG ATAGTTTCTCTTGGAATGCCATCAGTGTCACCCATCGAAAGAGTTGGAAAGTACGTGGACCCAAAAGAATGGAATGAACTGATTAGTGACCCTGAAACT ATAGTAATTGATGTTCGAAATTCGTATGAGACTAGGATTGGGAAGTTTAAAGGAGCTGTAGATCCATGTACAACGGCCTTCCGTAAATTCCCATCTTGGGTGGATGATAATTTATTACCAGCTGGCTCTAATGGCGGACAACAGCAGATGGAGGCTGATGGGTCAGATAAAAGTGGAATAGAACAATCCAATGACCAGGCACCACCACGGGTTGCAATGTACTGCACTGGCGGGATTCGATGCGAGAAAGCTTCCAGTTTTCTCATGAGCAAGGGCATTGAAGAG GTTTACCATTTAAAAGGTGGGATACTGAAATATCTGGAGGAAATTCCGGAAACAGAAAGCCTCTGGGAAGGAGAATGTTTTGTGTTTGACAAAAGAGTTTCAGTTGACCATGGATTATCTCAAGGAACTTTCAAGTTGTGCTACGGATGTAAGCAGCCTGTGAGTGACGCAGACATGGAAGCTCCAGAGTGGGAATATGGAGTTTCATGCCCATACTGTTTCTCCTCGAAAtctgaagaagagaaagataggGCAAGAGCTAGGCAGAGGCAATTTGAAGCATGGGGTGTAATTGGTGGTCCTGATAAGGGTCGCCGACCTGTAAAGGCTGATGGTGATAGTACCAATAACCCTCAAGATCCCCAGTCAGTTTGA
- the LOC113283632 gene encoding E3 ubiquitin-protein ligase SHPRH-like has product MGRKKARPHRSGGGKISSSSLTTANGTTGSLNSDKTLDADSNKNIEPQVKPFLLVDIDQTLCSTHEHLDIAEIVLKDFNYKSRDERLFDFEKDKEFSLRFRLCNLQEEFANRFRFGHVAVMPAHDIFLELLVDKEMGEGDKVVVFEGNFDGSDEGISSLVQLISQKMLAVRPVKEVRVSEEEEFVSITLRVEILKTAFDLCGSLLETSRKPWKKSMMSVMSWLRPEVTTCGDIYTGIEETENMEIDACMDETVEGSSGCDPRDSTTGFDVAEFYDSVKPSKGEPMLDDELPDLRPTLRPYQRRAANWMVQREKGASEILNYQNQFFRPLSVTVCFLDTESKMFYNPYSGNISLHPESSSSYVSGGILADEMGLGKTVELLACIFAHRRPTSDGDITFNNQMQVNRHQISNLKRLKRERVECICGAVNESHKYKGLWVQCDICDAWQHADCVGYSTVSSPSDSHEAAEGTGHQQVPSVKNNESSSTKIVEDDGNFTCQLCLELIQASSSPVNTGATLVVCPASILQQWNAEIIRHIEPGSLKICIYEGVRNASLSATSTMDICELINADIVLTTYDVLKGDLSHDGDRHEGDRRLMRFKKRYPVVPTLLTRIFWWRICLDEAQMVESNVGYATEMALRLHARYHWCITGTPIQRRLDDLYVLLRFLKATPYDTHKWWIKVIRDPYERKDTGAIQLAHKFFKQIMWRSSKADVSDELQLPPQKDSVAWLTFSAIEAHFYQRQHETCVNYARELIRSFKDNARQSEIHDSESIERSADHLLTHYEAAKLLQSLLKLRQACCHPQVGSSGLRSIQHSPMTMQEILDVLVGKTKTEGEEALRKLIVSLNGLAGIAVLEQDPSRAVSMYREALALAEEYSDDFRLDPLLNLHIHHNLAEILPVTSGYSQEHCSMGGQLSDNAEKRDSKLYGVSEFGQHPMKRQKISEDNSSSYLTSQNSQQEESHVASELEHTGAQGNKGTDNDVQQQMSSRSFAEGCLRECENTKLKYLSMFNSKLSSAQQEFRNAHMQVSNAFGEQQKQPTNWWLEALQLVEQKESSSNELIRRICDAISGTLNSSKSPGIASRFQSTSGLKYVIQTCLDSLEASRQDLLGRVLEIDLTMEKPRDEDIARVRYCRNCQDNKDGPLCVLCELDELFQAYEARLFRLTKGGDGGMIASAEEAVDLQKKKSELNRFYWGLSRPKDGSSSSLDGNKEDKKQRDVRAKVVVSRSPSELEIVLGVIKSYTKSLIGKEALSVANKHLRLLEGMRKEFTQARFLATAQSQVLRAHDEIKMATSRLRLREDENDTSLDALSSAELVAANVEFSNEKFVSLSLLSTIKGQLRYLKGLILSKQKVQLDRPNSPTNVDTDNSSAASPYTREQNGFINKAEDEACPVCQDKLQHERMVFQCGHVTCCRCLVAMSERSKSRNKWIMCPTCRKPTDLGNIALADDSQSKACNSGLSSVSQGHEMVEASISVQGSYGTKIEAVTKRILWIKSTDPKAKVLVFSSWNDVLDVLEHAFSANNISHIRMKGGRKSHVALSKFKGEREPEEKSIQVLLLLFQHGANGLNLLEAQHVILIEPLLNPATEAQAINRVHRIGQDKTTLVHRFIVKDTVEESIYKLNRGRSTSSVISGKTKNQDQSVLTLKDVESLFSSATPSMQLEDKNVETGSLKHLPPAVAAALAAERRLKESLTRSM; this is encoded by the exons atgGGTAGGAAGAAAGCCAGACCACATAGGTCAGGTGGTGGgaaaatatcatcatcatcactaacAACAGCTAATGGTACTACTGGTAGTCTAAATTCAGATAAAACCCTAGATGCAGACTCGAATAAGAACATAGAACCACAAGTTAAACCTTTCTTATTAGTAGATATTGATCAGACATTATGTTCTACTCATGAGCATCTTGACATTGCTGAAATTGTTTTGAAAGATTTTAATTACAAGTCTAGAGATGAAAGATTATTTGATTTTGAAAAAGATAAGGAGTTTTCTCTTAGGTTTAGGTTATGTAATTTACAAGAGGAATTTGCGAATCGTTTTCGGTTCGGGCATGTCGCGGTTATGCCTGCTCATGATATCTTTTTGGAGTTGTTAGTGGATAAGGAGATGGGTGAGGGTGATAAAGTGGTTGTGTTTGAGGGGAATTTTGATGGTTCAGATGAAGGGATTTCTAGTCTTGTTCAGTTGATTAGTCAGAAGATGTTGGCGGTGAGACCGGTGAAAGAGGTTAGGGTTTCCGAGGAGGAAGAATTTGTATCTATCACGTTGAGAGTGGAGATATTGAAGACTGCATTTGATTTGTGTGGATCACTTTTGGAGACTTCTAGGAAGCCGTGGAAAAAGAGTATGATGAGTGTTATGTCTTGGTTAAGACCTGAAGTTACGACTTGTGGAGATATTTATACTGGTATTGAGGAAACTGAGAATATGGAGATTGATGCTTGTATGGATGAGACAGTAGAAGGGAGTAGTGGATGTGATCCAAGAGATAGTACTACTGGATTCGATGTTGCAGAGTTCTATGATTCAGTCAAACCATCCAA GGGAGAGCCGATGCTAGATGATGAACTCCCTGACTTGCGTCCTACATTGAGACCTTACCAGCGTCGTGCAGCTAATTGGATGGTACAAAGAGAGAAAGgagcttcagagattttgaattatcaaaatcaattttttaggCCGCTCAGTGTAACTGTTTGTTTCCTAGATACAGAGTCCAAAATGTTTTACAATCCGTACAG TGGAAATATTTCATTGCATCCAGAATCATCGTCGTCGTACGTCTCTGGCGGGATTCTTGCGG ATGAGATGGGCCTGGGAAAAACTGTCGAACTGCTCGCTTGCATCTTTGCTCATCGCAGGCCAACATCTGATGGCGACATAACTTTTAACAATCAAATGCAAGTTAACCGACATCAGATTAGTAACCTAAAGAGATTAAAAAGAGAACGTGTCGAATGCATATGTGGGGCTGTGAATGAGAGCCATAAATATAAAGGATTATGGGTACAATGTGATATTTGCGATGCTTGGCAGCATGCAGATTGTGTTGGTTACTCAACAGTAAGTAGTCCTTCGGATTCTCATGAAGCTGCAGAGGGTACAGGCCATCAGCAGGTTCCATCTGTGAAGAATAATGAAAGCAGCTCAACCAAAATAGTTGAAGATGATGGGAATTTTACTTGCCAATTGTGCTTGGAACTGATTCAAGCCTCTAGTTCTCCAGTTAATACTGGGGCAACTCTTGTTGTGTGTCCAGCTTCAATTTTACAACAGTGGAATGCAGAAATCATTCG TCATATAGAACCAGGTTCGCTCAaaatttgtatatatgaaggtgtGAGGAATGCTTCGCTTTCAGCTACTTCTACAATGGATATATGCGAACTTATCAATGCTGATATTGTCTTGACAACATACGATGTTCTGAAAGGAGATCTATCGCATGATGGTGATAGGCATGAAGGTGATCGCCGCTTAATGAGATTCAAGAAAAG GTATCCGGTTGTACCCACACTCCTCACAAGAATATTTTGGTGGAGGATTTGCTTGGATGAGGCACAAATGGTAGAGAGTAATGTAGGTTATGCTACGGAAATGGCATTACGGCTGCATGCTAGGTATCATTGGTGTATTACTGGTACTCCTATACAGCGTCGCCTTGATGACTTGTATGTACTTTTGAGATTCCTTAAGGCTACTCCGTACGACACTCACAAGTGGTGGATTAAAGTTATAAGAGATCCATATGAG AGGAAGGATACCGGTGCGATACAACTAGCACACAAGTTCTTTAAGCAAATCATGTGGCGTTCATCAAAAGCAGATGTATCAGATGAATTGCAGCTTCCCCCACAAAAAGATTCAGTAGCATGGCTTACTTTCTCAGCTATTGAAGCACATTTTTACCAGAGGCAACACGAGACTTGTGTTAATTACGCTCGTGAACTTATTCGAAGCTTTAAAGACAATGCCCGTCAAAGCGAAATACATG ATTCTGAATCAATCGAGCGCTCAGCCGATCACTTACTCACCCATTATGAGGCTGCGAAACTGCTGCAGTCTTTATTGAAGCTTCGTCAGGCCTGTTGTCATCCTCAAGTTGGGAGCTCTGGGTTGCGTTCTATTCAACATTCTCCTATGACAATGCAGGAGATACTGGAT GTTCTTGTGGGCAAAACCAAGACTGAGGGAGAGGAAGCTCTGAGAAAACTAATTGTTTCTTTGAACGGATTGGCTGGAATAGCTGTGCTTGAGCAAGACCCATCTCGAGCAGTATCAATGTACAGAGAAGCATTGGCATTAGCTGAAGAGTACTCTGATGACTTTCGCTTGGACCCTTTGCTGAATCTTCACATTCATCATAATCTGGCTGAGATACTCCCAGTCACTTCAGGTTATTCACAAGAGCACTGCTCAATGGGAGGACAACTCTCTGATAACGCTGAAAAGAGAGATTCTAAACTGTATGGAGTTAGTGAGTTTGGTCAACACCCTATGAAGAGACAAAAGATAAGTGAGGATAATAGCTCTTCATATCTAACTAGTCAGAATTCGCAGCAAGAGGAATCACATGTTGCTTCTGAGCTGGAACACACAGGTGCCCAAGGGAACAAAGGTACCGATAATGATGTCCAGCAGCAAATGTCATCTAGATCCTTTGCTGAAGGTTGTTTGAGAGAATGTGAAAATACTAAATTAAAGTACTTGTCTATGTTCAATTCCAAGCTTTCCTCGGCTCAGCAAGAGTTTCGAAATGCACATATGCAG GTATCCAACGCGTTCGGCGAGCAACAAAAGCAGCCTACAAACTGGTGGCTGGAAGCTCTTCAGCTTGTGGAGCAGAAAGAGAGCTCCTCAAATGAGTTGATCAGAAGAATTTGTGATGCTATCTCTGGGACATTAAATAGTTCCAAGTCGCCTGGAATTGCTTCAAG GTTTCAAAGTACAAGTGGTCTGAAGTACGTAATCCAGACGTGTCTGGATTCGTTAGAAGCCTCTAGACAAGATTTACTTGGAAGGGTCTTGGAGATTGATCTGACAATGGAGAAACCCAGGGATGAGGATATTGCACGTGTGAGATACTGTCGAAATTGTCAAGATAATAAGGATGGTCCTCTATGTGTTCTTTGTGAGTTGGACGAGTTATTTCAG GCATATGAGGCAAGACTTTTCCGCCTTACAAAAGGAGGTGATGGAGGGATGATTGCGTCCGCTGAGGAGGCAGTTGACTTGCAAAAGAAGAAATCTGAGTTGAATCGCTTCTATTGGGGATTATCACGTCCCAAGGATGGCTCATCCTCATCCCTTGATGGTAATAAAGAGGATAAGAAGCAGAGGGATGTGAGGGCGAAAGTAGTG GTGTCAAGATCTCCTTCTGAATTAGAGATTGTGCTTGGGGTTATAAAAAGCTATACTAAATCTCTGATAGGAAAAGAAGCTTTGTCAGTGGCTAACAAACATCTACGTCTGCTTGAG ggTATGCGGAAGGAGTTCACCCAAGCAAGGTTCTTGGCCACAGCTCAGTCTCAAGTTTTGCGTGCTCATGATGAGATTAAGATGGCAACTTCACGGTTGCGTCTAAGGGAGGATGAAAATGACACTTCTCTTGATGCTTTAAGTTCAGCAGAACTAGTCGCAGCTAATGTCGAATTCTCTAATGAGAAATTTGTTTCCTTGTCCTTGCTGTCCACTATAAAAGGGCAACTTCGTTATTTGAAG GGATTAATTCTTTCTAAGCAAAAGGTTCAACTAGATAGACCTAATTCACCCACGAACGTGGACACTGATAACTCATCGGCTGCTTCTCCCTACACTAGAGAACAAAACGGGTTTATAAATAAAGCTGAAGATGAGGCTTGCCCAGTTTGTCAAGACAAACTCCAGCACGAGAGAATGGTTTTCCAGTGTGGGCATGTTACTTGCTGTAGAT GTTTGGTTGCAATGTCAGAGAGATCAAAGTCTCGAAATAAATGGATTATGTGCCCAACTTGTCGGAAACCTACAGATCTTGGGAATATTGCCCTTGCTGATGATAGCCAGAGCAAAGCCTGTAATTCTGGTCTATCAAGTGTGTCCCAAGGTCATGAAATGGTCGAAGCTTCTATTAGTGTTCAAGGTTCATATGGAACAAAG ATAGAAGCCGTGACAAAGAGAATCCTTTGGATAAAGTCTACAGACCCAAAAGCAAAAGTTCTTGTCTTCTCAAGTTGGAACGATGTCCTTGATGTATTGGAACATGCATTCTCTGCTAACAACATCAGTCATATTCGGATGAAAGGGGGCAG GAAATCACATGTTGCACTTTCGAAGTTCAAGGGTGaaagagaaccagaagaaaagTCTATTCAAGTACTGCTGCTTCTATTCCAACATGGAGCTAATGGTCTCAATCTCTTGGAAGCACAACATGTCATTCTTATAGAGCCACTTCTGAATCCTGCAACAGAAGCACAAGCAATCAACAGAGTGCATCGAATTGGACAAGACAAAACAACTCTTGTTCATCGTTTTATA GTGAAAGATACTGTTGAAGAAAGCATATATAAATTGAACCGAGGCCGATCAACTAGTTCAGTTATAAGTGGGAAAACTAAGAATCAAGATCAGTCAGTTCTGACGCTTAAAGATGTGGAGTCTCTGTTTTCTTCAGCAACACCTTCTATGCAATTAGAAGATAAGAATGTTGAGACAGGAAGTCTAAAACACTTGcctcctgctgttgctgctgctttaGCTGCGGAGAGGAGATTGAAGGAGAGTTTGACACGATCAATGTGA